The Vibrio echinoideorum genome includes a region encoding these proteins:
- the thiI gene encoding tRNA uracil 4-sulfurtransferase ThiI, whose translation MKFIVKPHPEIFIKSESVRKRFTKILERNIRTILQRRTESVAVFNRRDHIEVTSESDKYFKETLEVLTQTPGIHHSLEVQQSEFKDLHNIYEQVLERSGALIEGKTFSVRAKRRGKHDFTSIELERYVGGGLNQAVESAKVKLKNPDITVKVEVENEKLNQVIERHKGLGGFPLGTQEDLLSLISGGFDSGVSSYLHIKRGSKVHYCFFNLGGPAHEIGVKQVSHYLWNKFGASAKVKFISIDFEPVVAEILENVEDGQMGVVLKRMFMRAGGMVAERFGIEALVTGEALGQVSSQTLTNLRHIDNVTDTLILRPLINWDKEDIIDLSRKIGTEDFAKVMPEYCGVISKKPTIKAKKGKLEAEEAKFNFEVLEQVIENARVMDIRDIEKESQEQAPEVEQVQAVAEHAIVLDIRSPDEEDESPLEIDGVEVKHIPFFKLSTQFGDLDQAKEYLLYCDRGVMSRLQALYLQEQGFHNVKVYRP comes from the coding sequence ATGAAATTTATTGTTAAGCCTCATCCGGAAATTTTTATTAAAAGTGAATCGGTGCGTAAGCGCTTCACAAAGATTCTAGAACGTAATATTCGTACTATTCTTCAGCGTCGTACTGAGTCTGTGGCTGTCTTCAACCGTCGTGACCACATCGAAGTGACGTCTGAGAGCGACAAGTACTTTAAAGAAACACTCGAAGTACTGACGCAAACTCCGGGTATTCATCACTCCCTTGAAGTTCAGCAATCAGAATTTAAAGACCTGCACAATATTTACGAGCAAGTTCTTGAACGAAGCGGTGCTCTTATTGAAGGTAAGACTTTCTCTGTGCGAGCCAAGCGTCGTGGTAAACATGACTTTACCTCTATCGAGCTAGAACGCTACGTAGGTGGTGGTTTAAACCAAGCGGTTGAATCAGCAAAAGTAAAACTGAAGAATCCAGATATTACCGTTAAAGTTGAAGTCGAGAACGAGAAGCTTAACCAAGTTATTGAGCGTCATAAAGGCCTAGGCGGTTTCCCTCTAGGTACTCAAGAAGATCTGCTTAGCTTGATCTCTGGCGGTTTCGATTCTGGCGTTTCAAGCTACTTACACATCAAACGTGGTTCTAAAGTGCATTACTGCTTCTTTAACCTAGGTGGCCCTGCGCACGAAATTGGTGTTAAGCAAGTTTCACATTACTTGTGGAACAAGTTTGGTGCTTCTGCAAAAGTGAAATTTATCTCTATTGATTTCGAACCGGTAGTAGCTGAAATCCTAGAAAACGTAGAAGACGGCCAAATGGGCGTTGTACTTAAGCGTATGTTCATGCGTGCTGGCGGTATGGTTGCAGAACGCTTCGGTATCGAAGCCCTAGTAACAGGTGAAGCATTAGGTCAGGTTTCTAGCCAAACGCTAACTAACCTTCGTCACATCGATAACGTGACTGATACGTTGATCCTACGTCCGCTCATCAACTGGGACAAAGAAGACATCATCGATCTATCTCGTAAGATTGGCACCGAAGATTTCGCAAAAGTAATGCCTGAATACTGTGGTGTTATCTCTAAGAAGCCAACAATAAAAGCGAAGAAAGGTAAACTAGAAGCAGAAGAAGCTAAGTTTAACTTTGAAGTGCTGGAGCAAGTGATCGAGAACGCTCGTGTTATGGATATCCGTGACATCGAGAAAGAGAGCCAAGAGCAAGCTCCTGAAGTTGAACAAGTTCAGGCTGTTGCTGAGCACGCTATCGTTCTTGATATCCGTAGCCCAGACGAAGAAGACGAAAGCCCACTAGAGATCGATGGTGTTGAAGTGAAACACATCCCGTTCTTCAAGCTTTCGACTCAGTTTGGCGACTTGGATCAAGCGAAAGAGTACTTGCTGTACTGTGACCGTGGTGTAATGAGTCGTCTACAGGCACTTTACCTACAAGAGCAAGGCTTCCATAACGTTAAGGTTTACCGCCCATAG
- a CDS encoding transcriptional regulator GcvA translates to MSRRLPPLNSLRVFEAAARHLSFTRAAEELFVTQAAVSHQIKALEEFLSLKLFRRRNRSLLLTEEGQSYFLDIKDIFTSLAEATDKVLERSEKGALTISLPPSFAIQWLVPRLADFNQQEPDIDVRIKAVDMDEGSLTDDVDVAIYYGRGNWSGLRADKLYQEYLIPLCSPSVLLGTKPLESLSDLACHTLLHDTSRKDWKQFAKQNSIDGVNVNHGPIFSHSTMVLQAAAHGQGIALGNNVLAQPEIEAGRLIAPFDEVLVSKNAFYVVCHEKQADMGRIATFRDWMLAKAQSEQEDLLDE, encoded by the coding sequence ATGTCTCGTCGATTACCCCCATTAAACTCGTTAAGAGTGTTTGAAGCCGCTGCTCGACATTTGAGTTTTACGCGTGCTGCAGAAGAGTTGTTTGTTACTCAAGCTGCGGTCAGCCATCAGATAAAAGCACTTGAAGAATTTTTGTCTTTGAAGCTTTTTCGTCGAAGAAACCGTTCTTTGCTGCTGACCGAAGAAGGGCAAAGTTACTTCTTGGATATCAAAGATATTTTCACATCACTCGCAGAAGCCACTGACAAAGTGCTTGAGCGAAGTGAGAAGGGCGCATTGACTATTAGTTTACCGCCAAGTTTCGCCATTCAATGGTTAGTACCAAGGCTTGCAGACTTTAATCAGCAAGAACCTGATATTGATGTACGAATCAAAGCCGTTGATATGGATGAAGGCTCGTTAACCGATGACGTAGACGTTGCTATTTACTACGGGCGAGGTAATTGGTCTGGCTTAAGAGCCGATAAGCTTTATCAAGAATACTTAATTCCTTTGTGCTCACCTTCGGTGTTACTTGGAACCAAGCCATTAGAATCGCTTAGTGATTTGGCATGCCATACGTTATTGCACGATACCTCTCGTAAAGATTGGAAACAATTTGCCAAGCAAAATAGTATCGACGGCGTGAACGTTAATCATGGTCCGATCTTCAGTCACTCAACCATGGTGCTGCAAGCTGCGGCTCACGGCCAAGGCATTGCATTGGGCAATAATGTATTAGCACAGCCTGAAATAGAGGCAGGCCGTTTGATAGCACCATTTGACGAGGTGTTGGTCAGCAAGAATGCCTTCTATGTTGTCTGTCATGAGAAACAAGCTGACATGGGACGTATTGCCACTTTTCGTGACTGGATGCTTGCCAAAGCGCAGAGCGAGCAAGAGGACCTACTTGATGAATAA
- a CDS encoding alpha/beta fold hydrolase, translating to MNNVIIDGEDYPITFIFAHGAGAGMDHEFMQSVAKGLALKEIRVIRFNFPYMIKRAEDGKRRPPDRAPKLLEAYQEIIEQVDADKLVIGGKSMGGRMASHLSELDKVAAMACLGFPFHPPGKPEKYKGEHLAELAKPCLILQGERDTFGKREEFADFDLSDSIRVEFIPDGDHSFKPRKSSGYTEQQNIALTVEKLSAFIKEVLNEK from the coding sequence ATGAATAATGTCATCATTGATGGTGAAGATTATCCTATCACCTTTATTTTCGCACATGGTGCGGGTGCCGGTATGGATCATGAATTCATGCAGTCGGTGGCGAAAGGGTTAGCGTTGAAAGAAATACGCGTTATCCGCTTTAATTTCCCTTATATGATTAAGCGTGCTGAAGATGGCAAGCGTCGTCCACCTGACAGAGCCCCTAAGCTGCTTGAAGCTTACCAAGAGATTATCGAGCAGGTTGATGCCGATAAACTTGTGATTGGCGGTAAGTCGATGGGAGGGCGCATGGCGAGTCATTTGTCTGAACTTGATAAGGTTGCAGCGATGGCGTGTTTAGGTTTTCCTTTCCACCCTCCAGGCAAACCAGAGAAATACAAAGGTGAGCATCTTGCTGAGTTAGCAAAGCCGTGTCTTATTCTACAAGGCGAGCGCGATACCTTTGGTAAGCGTGAAGAGTTTGCTGATTTCGATTTGTCGGATTCAATTCGTGTTGAGTTTATTCCCGATGGCGATCATAGCTTTAAACCTCGTAAGAGTTCTGGTTATACCGAGCAGCAGAACATTGCGTTGACGGTCGAAAAACTTTCCGCGTTTATCAAAGAGGTGCTCAATGAGAAGTAA
- a CDS encoding DUF423 domain-containing protein — protein sequence MRSKYLLTIAGISGAIAVMLGAFAAHGLKAILPEYLLGVFETGVQYQFIHTLAILACGALLQMKLGAKSQKYFFIAAICFIIGILCFSGSLYGLALTGIKWFGPITPFGGLLFIIGWGVFSFAALNIKEVTQ from the coding sequence ATGAGAAGTAAGTATTTACTCACTATCGCAGGCATTTCTGGTGCCATTGCTGTGATGCTTGGTGCATTCGCCGCTCATGGCTTAAAAGCGATCTTGCCTGAGTATCTTTTGGGTGTGTTTGAGACGGGTGTTCAGTATCAGTTTATTCATACTCTAGCGATATTGGCATGTGGTGCTCTGTTACAGATGAAACTTGGCGCTAAATCACAAAAATATTTTTTCATTGCGGCAATTTGCTTTATCATCGGCATCCTTTGTTTTAGTGGCAGCCTTTATGGGCTAGCACTGACAGGAATAAAATGGTTTGGCCCTATAACACCGTTTGGTGGTCTACTATTTATCATTGGTTGGGGAGTCTTCTCCTTCGCTGCTTTGAATATAAAAGAGGTAACTCAGTGA
- the rlmM gene encoding 23S rRNA (cytidine(2498)-2'-O)-methyltransferase RlmM, which yields MKHVLLYCRSGFEKECAGEIQDKATQLEVFGFPRLKNNTGFVLFECYQAGEADKLVKEIDFQSLIFARQMIAVAVEIKDLPTDDRISPILEALSEKEGFPRCGDIRIETPDTNEAKELLKFCRKFTVPMRQAMRGKGLMTAKDNVKKPVLHLCFIAPGHCLVGYSYPTNNSQFFMGIPRLKFPSDAPSRSTLKLEEAFHVFIPRDEWDERLAPGMWGVDLGACPGGWTYQLVKRSMFVHCVDNGMMADSLMETGQIKHHMVDGFKFEPDRKNVTWIICDMVEKPARVAHLMGEWIIKGWAKEALFNLKLPMKGRYDEVLQDIENLKQFLIDNKVKFKMQAKHLYHDREEITVHIQSLSNISPY from the coding sequence GTGAAACACGTACTACTTTATTGTCGCTCTGGTTTTGAAAAAGAATGTGCTGGCGAAATTCAAGACAAGGCAACACAACTGGAAGTGTTTGGTTTTCCTCGCTTAAAGAACAATACAGGCTTTGTATTGTTTGAATGTTATCAAGCAGGCGAAGCCGATAAACTGGTTAAAGAGATCGACTTCCAATCGCTGATCTTTGCTCGTCAAATGATCGCGGTAGCGGTTGAAATCAAAGATCTGCCGACTGATGATCGTATCTCCCCAATTCTTGAGGCGCTTTCTGAGAAAGAAGGTTTCCCACGTTGTGGCGATATCCGTATTGAAACGCCTGACACCAATGAAGCGAAAGAGCTTTTGAAGTTCTGCCGTAAGTTTACCGTGCCAATGCGTCAAGCTATGCGTGGTAAAGGCCTGATGACAGCGAAAGACAATGTTAAGAAGCCTGTGCTTCACTTATGTTTTATCGCTCCGGGTCACTGCTTGGTCGGTTACTCTTACCCAACCAACAACTCACAGTTCTTTATGGGCATTCCTCGTTTGAAGTTCCCATCAGATGCACCAAGCCGTTCTACATTGAAGCTAGAAGAAGCATTTCATGTATTCATCCCTCGTGATGAATGGGATGAGCGTCTTGCTCCAGGTATGTGGGGCGTAGATTTAGGTGCGTGTCCAGGTGGTTGGACTTACCAACTGGTTAAGCGTTCTATGTTCGTTCACTGTGTTGACAACGGCATGATGGCAGACAGCCTAATGGAAACGGGTCAAATCAAGCACCACATGGTGGATGGCTTTAAATTTGAACCTGACCGTAAGAACGTGACTTGGATTATCTGTGACATGGTTGAGAAGCCAGCTCGTGTTGCTCACTTAATGGGTGAGTGGATCATCAAAGGCTGGGCGAAAGAAGCACTGTTCAACCTTAAACTGCCAATGAAAGGCCGTTACGATGAAGTACTGCAGGATATCGAGAACCTGAAACAGTTCCTGATTGATAACAAAGTTAAATTCAAGATGCAGGCGAAGCACCTTTACCACGATCGCGAAGAGATCACGGTTCATATTCAGTCGCTTTCGAATATCTCACCGTACTAA
- a CDS encoding DNA/RNA non-specific endonuclease translates to MKNILLLSLTTLLLNITPLAVANEACGEHLAKGLPSENSDQMLCRTGYAIGYNYSMKNADWVAYHVTAESINGQFKRSNRFKADSELPEYTQSTLSDYSKSGYDRGHLAPSAAMDFSEVSMQESFLLSNMSPQLPGFNRVGWRLLEEHVRDLANEYQELYVVTGPIYDGNETFIGNGVMIPSAFYKVILDPYYNDAIAFIVPHRDVSSSELASFVTTIDEVEVRTNLDFFANTSDDIESNMEAMLWEMWPTSE, encoded by the coding sequence CATTAACTACCCTCTTACTTAATATCACACCTCTTGCTGTTGCAAACGAGGCCTGTGGTGAACACCTAGCTAAAGGTTTACCTTCAGAAAACTCTGATCAAATGCTTTGTCGAACCGGTTATGCCATTGGCTACAACTATTCCATGAAAAATGCTGATTGGGTTGCCTATCATGTCACCGCAGAAAGCATAAATGGGCAGTTCAAACGAAGTAACCGCTTTAAAGCCGATTCAGAACTACCCGAATACACCCAATCAACACTAAGTGACTACTCCAAATCCGGTTATGACCGCGGCCATCTTGCTCCATCTGCAGCAATGGACTTCAGCGAAGTGTCGATGCAAGAAAGTTTCTTGCTAAGCAATATGTCACCACAACTTCCAGGGTTTAACCGAGTTGGCTGGCGATTGCTAGAAGAGCATGTACGTGACCTTGCCAATGAATATCAAGAGCTCTATGTGGTGACAGGCCCTATTTATGACGGGAATGAAACCTTTATTGGCAATGGAGTTATGATTCCAAGTGCATTCTACAAAGTGATTCTCGACCCGTATTACAACGATGCGATTGCTTTTATTGTGCCGCACCGTGACGTATCGAGCAGTGAGCTCGCAAGCTTTGTCACAACTATTGATGAAGTAGAAGTCCGCACCAACTTGGATTTTTTCGCAAACACTAGCGATGATATAGAAAGTAATATGGAAGCAATGCTTTGGGAAATGTGGCCTACCTCAGAGTAA